A part of Chitinimonas koreensis genomic DNA contains:
- a CDS encoding glycosyltransferase family 4 protein, whose protein sequence is MKIVHVVRQYYPSLGGMEDVVRNIARFQREEFGQSPRIVTLDRLFRGDGAALPAQSLVDGTPVLRLPYRGSERYPLCPAVLREVRDADLVHVHGVDFFFDYLALTRPLHRRPLIASTHGGFFHTRFARRLKQLYFHTVTRGTARQYARIVATSENDGALFGRVAQRNLEVIENGVDIDKFADRAAPAPTRTLLYFGRWSVNKGILAALDFVAALRRQEPGWNLIVAGREYDYDLARLRKEAAQRGLADAVELAANPSDAELAQLMGRASYFIGLSEHEGFGMAPVEAMSAGLTPVLADIPPFRRLLGHAGAGILVADGGQAAALRELVADHAAGGPATVRAQLRRAAQAYGWRSAAGRYAAAYARALGRAAA, encoded by the coding sequence ATGAAGATCGTGCACGTGGTCAGGCAGTACTACCCCTCGCTCGGCGGCATGGAGGACGTGGTGCGCAACATCGCCCGCTTCCAGCGCGAGGAGTTCGGCCAGTCGCCGCGCATCGTCACGCTCGACCGGCTGTTCCGCGGCGACGGCGCGGCGCTGCCGGCGCAGTCGCTGGTCGACGGCACGCCGGTGCTGCGGCTGCCCTATCGCGGCTCGGAGCGCTACCCGCTGTGCCCGGCGGTGCTGCGCGAGGTGCGCGACGCCGACCTGGTGCACGTGCATGGCGTCGACTTCTTCTTCGACTACCTGGCGCTGACCCGGCCGCTGCACCGCCGGCCGCTGATCGCCTCGACCCACGGCGGCTTCTTCCACACCCGCTTCGCCCGCCGGCTCAAGCAGCTCTACTTCCACACCGTCACCCGCGGCACGGCGCGCCAGTACGCCCGCATCGTCGCCACCAGCGAGAACGACGGCGCGCTGTTCGGCCGGGTGGCGCAGCGCAATCTCGAGGTGATCGAGAACGGCGTCGACATCGACAAGTTCGCCGACCGCGCCGCGCCGGCGCCGACCCGCACCTTGCTCTACTTCGGCCGCTGGTCGGTCAACAAGGGCATCCTGGCCGCGCTCGATTTCGTCGCCGCGCTGCGGCGGCAGGAACCGGGCTGGAACCTGATCGTGGCCGGCCGCGAGTACGACTACGACCTGGCCCGGCTGCGCAAGGAGGCTGCGCAGCGCGGCCTGGCCGACGCGGTCGAGCTGGCGGCCAACCCGAGCGATGCCGAGCTGGCGCAGCTGATGGGGCGGGCCAGCTACTTCATCGGCCTGTCCGAGCACGAGGGCTTCGGCATGGCGCCGGTCGAGGCGATGAGCGCGGGCCTCACCCCGGTCCTGGCCGACATCCCGCCGTTCCGCCGCCTGCTCGGCCATGCCGGCGCCGGCATCCTGGTGGCGGACGGCGGCCAGGCGGCCGCGCTGCGCGAGCTGGTGGCCGACCACGCCGCCGGCGGCCCGGCCACGGTGCGCGCGCAACTGCGCCGGGCCGCCCAGGCCTACGGCTGGCGCTCGGCCGCCGGCCGTTACGCCGCCGCCTATGCGCGCGCGCTCGGCAGGGCCGCGGCATGA
- the epsG gene encoding chain length determinant protein tyrosine kinase EpsG, with the protein MKNETLPDAAERERAALASIGALLIDSGKLSPADAERVLRHQRLTGLRFGEAALQLGVVAEADIRQALSRQFDYPCLLPGDPRVAAEVVAAFEPHGAVVEQLRALRSQLLLRWFDRSERRALAVVGSQRGEGRSFMAANLAVVFSQLGERTLLVDADLRHPRQHKLFGCDDRQGLAALLAGRELPEAVQRVPGLLGLSVLPAGPTPPNPQELLTRAFTPRLLDWARSHYDVVIVDTAAARPCADALTVAAQAGGALLLAQRHASELADTRRLVDQLRAAGATPVGAVMNEY; encoded by the coding sequence ATGAAGAACGAAACCCTGCCCGACGCCGCCGAGCGCGAACGTGCTGCGCTCGCCTCGATCGGCGCGCTGCTGATCGACAGCGGCAAGCTCAGCCCGGCCGACGCGGAACGCGTGCTGCGCCACCAGCGGCTCACCGGCCTGCGCTTCGGCGAGGCGGCGCTGCAGCTGGGCGTGGTGGCCGAGGCCGACATCCGCCAGGCCTTGTCGCGCCAGTTCGACTATCCCTGCCTGCTGCCCGGCGACCCGCGCGTGGCGGCCGAGGTGGTGGCCGCCTTCGAGCCGCACGGCGCGGTGGTCGAGCAGCTGCGCGCGCTGCGCAGCCAGTTGCTGCTGCGCTGGTTCGACCGGTCCGAGCGGCGTGCGCTGGCGGTGGTCGGCAGCCAGCGCGGCGAGGGCCGCAGCTTCATGGCGGCCAACCTGGCGGTGGTGTTCTCCCAGCTCGGCGAACGCACCCTGCTGGTCGACGCCGACCTGCGCCATCCGCGCCAGCACAAGCTGTTCGGCTGCGACGACCGCCAGGGCCTGGCCGCGCTGCTGGCCGGCCGCGAGCTGCCCGAGGCGGTCCAGCGCGTGCCGGGCCTGCTCGGCCTGTCGGTGCTGCCGGCCGGGCCGACGCCGCCCAATCCGCAGGAGCTGCTGACGCGCGCCTTCACGCCGCGGCTGCTCGACTGGGCGCGCAGCCATTACGACGTGGTGATCGTCGACACCGCCGCCGCGCGGCCCTGCGCCGACGCGCTGACGGTGGCGGCGCAGGCCGGCGGCGCGCTGCTGCTGGCGCAGCGGCACGCCAGCGAGCTGGCCGACACGCGCCGGCTGGTCGATCAGTTGCGCGCCGCCGGCGCTACGCCGGTCGGCGCGGTCATGAACGAGTACTGA
- the epsF gene encoding chain length determinant protein EpsF, which yields MTPSQILRALRARWRTVAICTAATVAVVLGVTLLLPRQYTATTQLIVDSKATDPVTGLTLPAQMLPGYLATQVDIITSSNVARRVVDRLQLAQRPAWLAQFRAGGGRGEAREWLAEAVRRRLEVKPARDSNVITIQCSGSDPKEAAELANAVAEAYVQASLDLRTQPARQMAQWFDGQLATLRQTLEAAQARLSAFQQQSGIVAGDERIDVENARLDELSTLAVTAEGQRADAQSRSGQLGREQVDAIPDVLANPLIQTLKGDLARADAKLAELSARLGERHPQYRQAKSEADALRGRLASEIATAGRSLASNARIGARREDALRQATAAQKTRVLELRRQRDRMAVLARDVESAQHAYDAALQRAAQNRMQGQMAQTDIAVLNPASPPARPSSPRPALNALLALALGLFVGVAVALGRELARRRVRSAEDLLPLGLPVLASIESARPPAPRRAAPTHRQAARARP from the coding sequence ATGACCCCGTCCCAGATCCTGCGCGCCCTGCGCGCGCGCTGGCGCACCGTGGCGATCTGCACCGCGGCGACCGTCGCCGTGGTGCTCGGCGTCACGCTGCTGCTGCCGCGCCAGTACACCGCCACCACCCAGCTGATCGTCGACAGCAAGGCCACCGATCCGGTGACCGGGCTGACGCTGCCGGCGCAGATGCTGCCCGGCTACCTGGCCACCCAGGTCGACATCATCACCAGCAGCAACGTCGCCCGCCGGGTGGTCGACCGGTTGCAGCTGGCGCAGCGGCCGGCCTGGCTGGCGCAGTTCCGCGCCGGCGGCGGCAGGGGAGAGGCGCGCGAATGGCTGGCCGAGGCGGTGCGGCGGCGGCTCGAGGTGAAGCCGGCGCGCGACAGCAACGTGATCACCATCCAGTGCAGCGGCAGCGATCCGAAGGAAGCGGCCGAGCTGGCCAACGCGGTGGCCGAGGCCTACGTCCAGGCCAGCCTCGACCTGCGCACCCAGCCGGCGCGGCAGATGGCGCAGTGGTTCGACGGCCAGCTGGCCACGCTGCGGCAGACGCTGGAGGCGGCCCAGGCCAGGCTGTCGGCCTTCCAGCAGCAGAGCGGCATCGTCGCCGGCGACGAGCGCATCGACGTCGAGAATGCCCGGCTGGACGAGCTGTCGACGCTGGCGGTCACCGCCGAAGGCCAGCGCGCCGATGCGCAGAGCCGCAGCGGCCAGCTCGGCCGCGAGCAGGTCGACGCGATTCCCGACGTGCTGGCCAATCCGCTGATCCAGACCCTGAAGGGCGATCTGGCGCGCGCCGACGCCAAGCTGGCCGAGCTGTCGGCACGGCTGGGCGAGCGCCATCCGCAATACCGTCAGGCCAAGTCCGAGGCCGACGCGCTGCGCGGCCGGCTGGCGAGCGAGATCGCCACCGCCGGCAGGAGCCTGGCCAGCAACGCCCGCATCGGCGCCCGGCGCGAGGACGCGCTGCGCCAGGCCACCGCGGCGCAGAAGACCCGGGTGCTCGAGCTGCGGCGCCAGCGCGACCGCATGGCGGTGCTGGCGCGCGACGTCGAGAGCGCCCAGCACGCCTACGACGCGGCGCTGCAACGCGCGGCGCAGAACCGCATGCAGGGCCAGATGGCGCAGACCGACATCGCCGTGCTCAACCCGGCCAGCCCGCCGGCGCGGCCGTCGAGCCCGCGGCCGGCGCTGAACGCGCTGCTGGCGCTGGCGCTCGGCCTGTTCGTCGGCGTCGCCGTGGCGCTGGGCCGCGAGCTGGCGCGCCGCCGGGTGCGCTCGGCCGAGGACCTGCTGCCGCTCGGCCTGCCGGTGCTGGCCAGCATCGAATCGGCCCGGCCGCCGGCGCCGCGCCGCGCCGCGCCCACTCACCGCCAGGCCGCGAGGGCACGCCCATGA
- a CDS encoding SLBB domain-containing protein → MKNLLCLFLLLPLPALAAKSATAAATVPAAAVPNGSVPAAAVPASAVPTAAVPTAAVPAADDHYVLGEGDVVKITVHNQPDLATETQVGSDGSISFPLLGAVPVGGLSFGEAERRIGERLVKGGYLREATVTLLLTQFRSRRLSVLGEVNQPGRLALDGAATLADALALAGGVAPGGGDRVVLLRTAPDGRQSRSEYRISKLLDRSAAGQPPVPVGGGDVVFVPRAEQFYVHGEVQKPGVFRLDRPTSVMQALSMSGGFSPRANTRHFIVYRRDADGQVRERELQPTDAIVDEDVLFIRESWF, encoded by the coding sequence ATGAAAAACCTGCTCTGCCTGTTCCTGCTGCTGCCCCTGCCGGCCCTGGCCGCGAAGTCGGCGACGGCTGCGGCCACCGTCCCGGCCGCTGCCGTGCCGAACGGCTCTGTACCGGCCGCCGCCGTTCCGGCCAGCGCCGTGCCGACCGCCGCCGTTCCGACCGCCGCCGTGCCGGCGGCAGACGACCACTACGTGCTCGGCGAGGGCGACGTGGTCAAGATCACCGTCCACAACCAGCCCGACCTCGCCACCGAGACCCAGGTCGGCAGCGACGGCAGCATCAGCTTCCCGCTGCTGGGCGCGGTGCCGGTCGGCGGGCTCAGCTTCGGCGAGGCCGAGCGCCGCATCGGCGAGCGGCTGGTCAAGGGCGGCTACCTGCGCGAGGCGACGGTGACGCTGCTGCTGACCCAGTTCCGCAGCCGCCGGCTGTCGGTGCTCGGCGAGGTCAACCAGCCGGGCCGGCTGGCGCTCGACGGCGCTGCCACGCTGGCCGACGCGCTGGCGCTGGCCGGCGGCGTGGCGCCCGGCGGCGGCGACCGGGTGGTGCTGCTGCGCACCGCGCCGGACGGCCGCCAGAGCCGCAGCGAATACCGCATCAGCAAGCTGCTCGACCGCTCGGCCGCCGGCCAGCCGCCGGTGCCGGTCGGCGGCGGCGACGTGGTGTTCGTGCCGCGCGCCGAGCAGTTCTACGTGCACGGCGAGGTGCAGAAGCCCGGCGTGTTCCGGCTCGACCGGCCGACCAGCGTGATGCAGGCGCTGTCGATGAGCGGCGGCTTCAGCCCGCGCGCCAACACCCGCCATTTCATCGTCTACCGGCGCGACGCCGACGGCCAGGTGCGCGAGCGCGAGCTGCAGCCGACCGATGCGATCGTCGACGAAGACGTGCTGTTCATCCGCGAAAGCTGGTTCTGA
- a CDS encoding EpsD family peptidyl-prolyl cis-trans isomerase, producing the protein MPRATNRRPFHLPPWAWTFGVLALAACEADLPGGAAPAAAAPDRDAKVLARVDGESITQRQLQRLAEEQPAIEAQARLLERLIDRQLLARRALDAQLERNPEVSLRLDMARQQVLAQAAAEWLAGPPRPPGVAEVRHYFEQHPAFFAERQIYRMQAFAVLAGRLDGNLRRALARSHRPGDTRAALAAGRVAFQERPVELVPEQLPPALAEQLVRLAVGDVLLVGQGGDETIYQLIDRAPAPVQFEAAQTLIRQYLASAERERQLAEQLARLRREARVEYLVSQPGRGQAALPATPAS; encoded by the coding sequence ATGCCGCGCGCCACGAATCGTCGCCCGTTCCACCTGCCGCCCTGGGCCTGGACCTTCGGCGTGCTGGCGCTGGCCGCCTGCGAGGCCGACCTGCCCGGCGGCGCCGCCCCGGCTGCCGCCGCGCCCGACCGCGACGCCAAGGTGCTGGCGCGCGTCGACGGCGAGTCGATCACCCAGCGCCAACTGCAGCGGCTGGCCGAGGAGCAGCCGGCGATCGAGGCGCAGGCGCGCCTGCTCGAGCGGCTGATCGACCGCCAGCTGCTGGCGCGGCGCGCGCTCGACGCCCAGCTCGAGCGCAATCCCGAAGTGAGCCTGCGGCTCGACATGGCGCGCCAGCAGGTGCTGGCCCAGGCCGCCGCCGAATGGCTGGCCGGCCCGCCGCGCCCGCCCGGCGTGGCCGAGGTGCGCCATTACTTCGAACAGCACCCGGCCTTCTTCGCCGAACGGCAGATCTACCGCATGCAGGCCTTCGCCGTGCTGGCCGGCCGGCTCGACGGCAATCTGCGCCGCGCGCTGGCGCGCAGCCACCGGCCGGGCGACACGCGCGCCGCGCTGGCGGCCGGCCGGGTGGCCTTCCAGGAGCGGCCGGTCGAGCTGGTGCCCGAGCAGCTGCCGCCGGCGCTGGCCGAGCAACTGGTGCGGCTGGCGGTCGGCGACGTGCTGCTGGTCGGCCAGGGCGGCGACGAGACCATCTACCAGCTGATCGACCGCGCGCCGGCGCCGGTGCAGTTCGAGGCCGCGCAGACGCTGATCCGCCAATACCTGGCCAGCGCCGAGCGCGAGCGCCAGCTGGCTGAACAGCTGGCGCGGCTGCGGCGCGAGGCGCGCGTCGAATACCTGGTGAGCCAGCCGGGACGCGGCCAGGCGGCCTTGCCCGCCACGCCGGCGTCGTGA
- a CDS encoding undecaprenyl-phosphate glucose phosphotransferase — MKLEYVAPTPQPSDNPGAALGAARLSPTPWGRLGLLAKVSPGTTLFKSIVDPLVVAAVYLLLCLAHYGRLGGLDLSIAVVAFLLAGYLFDGSLLFLPDRRRGRDVLAMAAGWLLLVGIMLLLGRWSGLHDYVETRLVIEWAILTPLCLLAVHVGTLFALLHGGSARAARRAVIVGATPSGQALAQEMARQPWLRFELLGYFDDRPAERTGVPPEARLGPLSALADYVREHKVRGVYITLPLSSQPRVLELLAELSDTTASIYFMPDLFVYDTIQAQVDHIGGLPLLSVCESPFFGVGGVLKRASDCVLAAIALLLLWPVMLAVALAVKLTSPGPVIFRQKRYGLDGEEILVYKFRSMTVQDNGPVVQQATRNDPRLTPIGGFLRRSSLDELPQFLNVLQGRMSVVGPRPHANAHNEQYRKLIRGYMVRHKARPGITGWAQVNGFRGETDTLDKMEGRVAFDLDYLRNWNLWLDLRIIVRTARMMVGGDKAAY; from the coding sequence ATGAAACTGGAGTACGTCGCACCTACGCCGCAGCCGTCCGATAACCCCGGCGCCGCACTCGGCGCCGCCCGGCTCAGCCCCACGCCATGGGGCCGGCTGGGTCTCCTGGCCAAGGTCTCGCCCGGCACCACGCTGTTCAAGTCGATCGTCGATCCGCTGGTGGTGGCGGCCGTCTACCTGCTGCTGTGCCTCGCGCACTACGGCCGCCTCGGCGGCCTGGACCTCTCCATCGCGGTGGTCGCCTTCCTGCTGGCCGGCTACCTGTTCGACGGTTCCCTGCTGTTCCTGCCCGATCGCCGCCGCGGCCGCGACGTGCTGGCGATGGCGGCCGGCTGGCTGCTGCTGGTCGGCATCATGCTGCTGCTCGGGCGCTGGTCGGGCCTGCACGACTACGTCGAGACCCGGCTGGTGATCGAGTGGGCCATCCTCACCCCGCTGTGCCTGCTGGCAGTCCACGTCGGCACGCTGTTCGCGCTGCTGCACGGCGGCAGCGCCCGCGCCGCGCGCCGGGCGGTGATCGTCGGCGCTACGCCGTCGGGCCAGGCGCTGGCGCAGGAGATGGCGCGCCAGCCCTGGCTGCGCTTCGAGCTGCTCGGCTATTTCGACGACCGCCCGGCCGAGCGCACCGGCGTGCCGCCCGAGGCGCGGCTCGGCCCCCTGTCGGCGTTGGCCGACTACGTGCGCGAGCACAAGGTGCGCGGCGTCTACATCACCTTGCCGCTGAGCTCGCAGCCGCGCGTGCTGGAGCTCTTGGCCGAACTCAGCGACACCACCGCCTCGATCTATTTCATGCCCGACCTGTTCGTCTACGACACGATCCAGGCCCAGGTCGACCATATCGGCGGCCTGCCGCTCCTGTCGGTGTGCGAGTCGCCGTTCTTCGGCGTCGGCGGCGTGCTCAAGCGCGCCTCGGACTGCGTGCTGGCGGCGATCGCGCTGTTGCTGCTGTGGCCGGTGATGCTGGCGGTGGCGCTGGCGGTCAAGCTGACCTCGCCGGGGCCGGTGATCTTCCGGCAGAAGCGCTACGGCCTCGATGGCGAGGAGATCCTGGTCTACAAGTTCCGCTCGATGACGGTGCAGGACAACGGCCCGGTGGTGCAGCAGGCCACCCGCAACGATCCGCGGCTGACGCCGATCGGCGGTTTCCTGCGGCGCAGCTCGCTCGACGAGCTGCCGCAGTTCCTCAACGTGCTGCAGGGCCGCATGAGCGTGGTCGGGCCGCGGCCGCACGCCAATGCCCACAACGAGCAGTACCGCAAGCTGATCCGCGGCTACATGGTCCGGCACAAGGCGCGGCCCGGCATCACCGGCTGGGCGCAGGTCAACGGCTTCCGCGGCGAGACCGACACGCTGGACAAGATGGAAGGCCGGGTCGCCTTCGACCTCGACTACCTGCGCAACTGGAACCTCTGGCTCGACCTTCGCATCATCGTGCGCACCGCGCGGATGATGGTCGGCGGCGACAAGGCGGCCTACTGA
- a CDS encoding phosphomannomutase/phosphoglucomutase, whose translation MTAPLTCFKAYDIRGRLGDELNEDVAYRIGRAYGEYLLPARVAVGGDVRLSSEALKRALAEGLMDAGVDVIDLGLTGTEEVYFAAFHLDVDGGIEVTASHNPMDYNGMKLVRRGAAPISGDSGLDQIRRLAEADDFGPAAERGTLSRHDVLADYVDHLLGYVEPAALAPLKLVVNAGNGAAGHVIDEIERRFAGLGVPIEFIKLHHAPDGSFPHGIPNPLLPENRADTANAVRAAGADMGIAWDGDFDRCFLFDERGDFIEGYYIVGLLAEAFLHRHPGARVIHDPRLTWNTIEVVEQAGGTPVLCKTGHAFIKERMRQEDAVYGGEMSAHHYFRDFAYCDSGMIPWLLVAQLLSIKRQPLSALVRDRIARFPSSGEINRRLADPAAAIARVRATYERDAARLDTVDGISLEFADWRFNLRLSNTEPVVRLNVESRGDAALMERRTAEILALLDGEAAAH comes from the coding sequence ATGACCGCCCCCCTGACCTGCTTCAAGGCCTACGACATCCGTGGCCGCCTCGGCGATGAGCTGAACGAGGACGTCGCCTACCGCATCGGCCGCGCCTACGGCGAGTACCTGCTGCCGGCGCGGGTGGCGGTCGGCGGCGACGTGCGGCTCAGCAGCGAGGCGCTCAAGCGCGCGCTGGCCGAGGGCTTGATGGACGCCGGCGTGGACGTGATCGACCTCGGCCTGACCGGCACCGAGGAGGTGTATTTCGCCGCCTTCCATCTCGACGTCGACGGCGGCATCGAGGTGACCGCCAGCCACAACCCGATGGACTACAACGGCATGAAGCTGGTGCGCCGCGGCGCGGCGCCGATCAGCGGCGATTCGGGCCTCGACCAGATCCGCCGGCTGGCCGAGGCGGACGACTTCGGCCCGGCCGCCGAGCGCGGCACGCTGAGCCGGCACGACGTGCTGGCCGACTACGTCGACCACCTGCTCGGCTACGTCGAGCCGGCCGCCCTCGCGCCGCTCAAGCTGGTGGTGAACGCCGGCAACGGCGCCGCCGGCCACGTGATCGACGAGATCGAGCGCCGCTTCGCCGGGCTCGGCGTGCCGATCGAATTCATCAAGCTGCACCACGCGCCCGACGGCAGCTTCCCGCACGGCATCCCCAACCCGCTGCTGCCGGAGAACCGCGCCGACACCGCGAACGCGGTGCGCGCCGCCGGCGCCGACATGGGCATCGCCTGGGACGGCGATTTCGACCGCTGCTTCCTGTTCGACGAGCGCGGCGATTTCATCGAGGGCTACTACATCGTCGGCCTCTTGGCCGAGGCCTTCCTGCACCGCCATCCGGGCGCGCGGGTGATCCACGACCCGCGGCTGACCTGGAACACCATCGAGGTGGTCGAGCAGGCCGGCGGCACGCCGGTGCTGTGCAAGACCGGCCATGCCTTCATCAAGGAGCGCATGCGGCAGGAGGACGCGGTCTACGGCGGCGAGATGAGCGCCCACCACTACTTCCGCGATTTCGCCTACTGCGACAGCGGCATGATCCCGTGGCTCCTGGTCGCGCAGCTGCTGTCGATCAAGCGCCAGCCCTTGTCGGCGCTGGTGCGCGACCGCATCGCGCGCTTCCCCTCGTCGGGCGAGATCAATCGCCGCCTGGCCGATCCGGCGGCCGCAATCGCCCGCGTGCGCGCCACCTACGAGCGCGACGCGGCCAGGCTCGACACGGTCGACGGCATCAGCCTGGAATTCGCCGACTGGCGCTTCAACCTGCGGCTGTCCAATACCGAGCCGGTGGTGCGGCTCAACGTCGAATCGCGCGGCGACGCGGCGCTGATGGAACGCAGGACCGCCGAGATCCTGGCGCTGCTCGACGGCGAGGCCGCGGCGCACTAG
- the glyA gene encoding serine hydroxymethyltransferase produces the protein MFQPLSIAQYDPELSAAISGEVVRQHEHIELIASENYTSPAVMEAQGSQLTNKYAEGYPGKRFYGGCEYVDVVEQLAIDRIKQLFGAEYANVQPHSGSQANQAVYFSILKPGDTVMGMNLGHGGHLTHGSPANLSGKLFNIVPYGLNEQEEIDYDEMERIALETKPKLLIGGASAYALRFDFERMAAIAKKAGAYFMVDMAHYAGLIAAGVYPNPVPHADFVTSTTHKTLRGPRGGIILARAEHEKMLNSNVFPSLQGGPLMHVIAAKAVAFKEALQPEFKDYQQQVLKNAAIMAKTLTERGLRIVSGRTESHVFLVDLRAKGLTGKAADALLGRAHITVNKNAIPNDPESPFVTSGIRIGSPAITTRGFKEAEAVEVANLVADVLDQPNDEANLEVVKAKVHALTSRFPVYSK, from the coding sequence ATGTTCCAGCCGCTTTCCATCGCGCAGTACGATCCCGAACTGTCCGCCGCCATCAGCGGCGAAGTGGTACGCCAGCACGAGCACATCGAGCTGATCGCCTCGGAAAACTACACCAGCCCGGCCGTGATGGAAGCGCAGGGTTCGCAGCTGACCAACAAGTACGCCGAAGGCTACCCGGGCAAGCGTTTCTACGGCGGCTGCGAATACGTCGACGTGGTCGAGCAGCTGGCCATCGACCGCATCAAGCAGCTGTTCGGCGCCGAATACGCCAACGTGCAGCCGCACTCGGGCTCGCAGGCCAACCAGGCGGTCTACTTCTCGATCCTCAAGCCCGGCGACACCGTGATGGGCATGAACCTCGGTCACGGCGGCCACCTGACCCACGGCTCGCCGGCCAACCTGTCGGGCAAGCTGTTCAACATCGTCCCCTACGGCCTCAACGAGCAGGAAGAGATCGACTACGACGAGATGGAGCGCATCGCGCTCGAGACCAAGCCGAAGCTCTTGATCGGCGGCGCCTCCGCTTATGCGCTGCGCTTCGACTTCGAGCGCATGGCCGCCATCGCCAAGAAGGCCGGCGCCTACTTCATGGTCGACATGGCCCACTACGCCGGCCTGATCGCCGCCGGCGTCTACCCCAACCCGGTGCCGCACGCCGACTTCGTCACCTCGACCACCCACAAGACGCTGCGCGGCCCGCGCGGCGGCATCATCCTGGCGCGCGCCGAGCACGAGAAGATGCTCAACAGCAACGTCTTCCCGAGCCTGCAGGGCGGCCCGCTGATGCACGTGATCGCGGCCAAGGCGGTGGCCTTCAAGGAAGCGCTGCAGCCCGAGTTCAAGGATTACCAGCAGCAGGTGCTGAAGAACGCCGCGATCATGGCGAAGACGCTGACCGAGCGCGGCCTGCGCATCGTGTCCGGCCGCACCGAGTCGCACGTGTTCCTGGTCGACCTGCGCGCCAAGGGCCTGACCGGCAAGGCGGCCGACGCGCTGCTGGGCCGCGCCCACATCACGGTGAACAAGAACGCGATCCCGAACGACCCGGAAAGCCCCTTCGTCACCTCGGGCATCCGCATCGGCTCGCCGGCCATCACCACCCGCGGTTTCAAGGAAGCCGAGGCGGTCGAGGTGGCCAACCTGGTGGCCGACGTGCTCGACCAGCCGAACGACGAGGCCAACCTCGAAGTGGTGAAGGCCAAGGTGCATGCGCTGACCAGCCGGTTCCCGGTGTACTCGAAGTAA
- a CDS encoding hypoxanthine-guanine phosphoribosyltransferase produces the protein MNRDEILNVMQEADCLHGDAEVHAALDRMAADIAETMKHRNPLCYVVLNGGIIAAGQLLPRLRFPLEVSYLHATRYGDKTQGGRLNWKVKPTEDMTGRSVLIIDDILDEGNTLAAIIEYCRAQGASEVLSAVVVNKKHDRKAFPGMKADFVGLEVEDRFLFGCGMDYKGFWRNTLGIYAVKGL, from the coding sequence ATGAACCGGGATGAAATCCTCAACGTGATGCAGGAGGCGGACTGCCTGCACGGCGATGCCGAGGTCCACGCCGCGCTGGACCGGATGGCGGCCGACATCGCCGAGACCATGAAGCACCGCAACCCGCTGTGCTACGTGGTGCTCAACGGCGGCATCATCGCCGCCGGCCAGCTGCTGCCGCGGCTGCGCTTCCCGCTCGAGGTGAGCTATCTGCACGCCACGCGCTACGGCGACAAGACCCAGGGCGGCCGGCTCAACTGGAAGGTGAAGCCGACCGAGGACATGACCGGCCGCAGCGTGCTGATCATCGACGACATCCTCGACGAGGGGAACACGCTGGCCGCCATCATCGAATACTGCCGCGCGCAGGGCGCCAGCGAGGTGCTGAGCGCGGTGGTGGTCAACAAGAAGCACGACCGCAAGGCCTTCCCCGGCATGAAGGCCGATTTCGTCGGCCTCGAGGTCGAGGACCGCTTCCTGTTCGGCTGCGGCATGGACTACAAGGGTTTCTGGCGCAATACGCTGGGGATCTATGCGGTGAAGGGTCTCTGA